In the genome of Dunckerocampus dactyliophorus isolate RoL2022-P2 chromosome 6, RoL_Ddac_1.1, whole genome shotgun sequence, one region contains:
- the LOC129182518 gene encoding transcription factor AP-4-like, with the protein MREATHTRANTHWREPHQLWTTFVFLWFLHIVACEGFSNLNLIKRLTEHSGHTTRGERAFLGGGFESMEYFMMPTEKIPNIQQFKKTEKDVIGGLCSLANIPFSPETAQDQERRIRREIANSNERRRMQSINAGFQSLKTLLPHTDGEKLSKAAILQQTADYIFTLEQEKTQLLSQNNQLKRFIQEFNGSSPKRRRAEEKDEGIGSPDTLDEEKVEELRREMLELRQQLDRERSARMHLEEQVRSLDTQLHPERLKVITQQVEEEQAHLQSQTLLRLQQIQAADRQPHSPKVLVPPTPLASTHHPTVIVPAPTLTQPPHHHVNVVTMSSSVHTSTVSTSRQNLDTIVQAIHHIERTQERRASAEEEQRRAVIVSPTHVAMDTACSDTDTDTEGEDCSMN; encoded by the exons ATGCGagaagccacacacacacgagcaaacACGCATTGGAGGGAACCCCATCAGCTGTGgacaacttttgtttttctgtggTTTCTTCACATCGTTGCATGTGAAGGTTTCTCAAACCTAAATCTAATTAAACGTTTAACGGAACATTCTGGGCATACAACACGGGGCGAGCGCGCGTTTCTAGGAGGTGGCTTTGAAAGCATGGAATATTTCATGATGCCGACAGAGAAGATACCAAACATTCAGCAATTCAAGAAGACAGAGAAAGATGTCATCGGTGGTCTGTGCAG CCTGGCCAACATCCCCTTCAGTCCAGAGACGGCACAGGACCAGGAGAGACGAATCCGTCGCGAAATCGCGAACAGCAATGAGCGGCGACGCATGCAGAGCATCAACGCTGGCTTCCAGTCCCTCAAAACCCTCCTGCCTCACACAGATGGGGAGAAACTCAGCAAG GCGGCCATCTTGCAACAGACAGCAGACTACATTTTCACTTTGGAGCAGGAAAAGACACAGCTCTTGTCACAGAACAATCAGCTCAAACGCTTTATCCAG GAGTTCAATGGTTCCTCACCAAAGAGGAGGCGAGCAGAAGAGAAAGATGAAGGCATCGGGTCTCCTGACACCCTGGATGAAGAGAAGGTGGAGGAGCTGAGGAGAGAAATGCTGGAGTTGCGCCAGCAGCTGGACCGAGAACGTTCTGCTCGCATGCATCTAGAGGAGCAG GTGCGCTCATTGGACACCCAGCTGCACCCGGAGCGTCTCAAGGTGATCACCCAGCAGGTGGAGGAAGAGCAGGCACACCTCCAGAGCCAGACGCTGTTAAGGCTGCAGCAGATCCAAGCTGCAGACCGACAACCTCACAGTCCAAAG GTGTTGGTTCCTCCCACTCCCCTCGCCTCAACGCATCACCCAACAGTCATCGTCCCAGCGCCGACACTAACCCAGCCACCCCATCACCATGTCAACGTAGTAACCATGAGCTCATCTGTCCACACCAGCACAGTGTCCACATCTAGACAAAACCTGGACACCATCGTGCAG GCCATCCATCACATTGAGCGCACTCAGGAGAGACGAGCGAGTGCAGAGGAGGAGCAGAGACGAGCAGTCATTGTTAGCCCCACCCACGTTGCCATGGACACCGCCTGCTCAGACACAGACACGGACACAGAGGGAGAGGACTGTTCAATGAACTGA
- the wdr19 gene encoding WD repeat-containing protein 19 isoform X2 produces MSLIVWSKTGPILAAGTVKGNLLIYNQQTSHKIPILGKHTKKITCGCWNAQNLLILGCEDNNLSISNQEGDTIREVKLRGAPADIYISMRKTSERISQGENTVSVCVEKKILVIFNIYNKDDWYDLAFNASYGRIVSYRWFGDGYILIGFSHGYFVVISTHAREIGNELWQARNHKDSLNSVAISSALNKAASCGDNSIKIHDLSDLKYISNVIQLEDETKGLDQLSWTDDGQLLAVSTQKGTLHVFLTKLPILGDSYGTRLAYLTSLLEVTVSNYGTSPVAIQVEVEPTFIAVGPYHVAVGMNNKAWFYAPLEQESDFTKLKEIEYFGTVANMCLNAKYAAALFDGKVQLHMIDGSEQEERKQMKLFPDDDRKGRILCHALTADFLYYGTDLGNVVCVLVEDWETVSTYSHTVAMRKVFPDVNGTRLVLIDDKKGGFLLTLSSTADSCLELPNFSPTITGVLWDNWHADRGVFVAYDDDKAYTYAVHKATIYGPRVVLVGNTALLSSQKPLLLYNGALTCQTASGKISEVALSTHSFLELSTSTSSGSQPEFSKQLTQALLLKRFHEAWDLCLTEGREADKGEVGKTCLVHMEVELAIHFYRMIGNVGMVLSLQAVQGIEDNNLLAGHLAMFLEDFCLAQDLYLASSCPIAALEMRRDLLHWDSALKLAKGLAEDQIPFLSKEYAVHLEFIGDYMNALSHYEKGMTHNNKFQEHDEVCQAGVARMSIRMGDIRRGVAHASQHPSRVLKKECAAILESMKQFSEAAQLYEKGQCYDKAASVYIRCKNWAKVGELLPYVTSSKIHLQYAKAKEADGKYKEAAQAYGSAKDWDNVTRVLLDHLKNPEGAVRIVRETQSVEGAKMVARFFLSLNDYGSAIHFLVLSQCNDEAFQLAQQHRQMEVYADIIGSDATLQDYQSIALYFEAEKNHLQAGKFFQKCGQYSRALKHFLKCPNTEDSPALDMAIETVGQAKDTTLTNLLIEYLMGESDGIPKDAKYLFRLYMALQQYREAARTAIIIAREEQNAGNYRSSHNVLFSMYTQLQAHNIKIPAEMATNLMILHSYLLGKIHIKRRDHLKGARMLIRVSKNISKFPAHVVPILTSAVIECHRAGLKNSAFGFAAMLMRPEYRNEIHQNYRKKIEAMVRRPDTTELEEETTPCPYCGFQLPQNELLCISCKNNLPYCIATGRHMLKEDWSVCPHCEFPALYSQFILLLETETACPMCSETLSAQQLKKITDCSKYLQTDELDQ; encoded by the exons ATGTCCCTCATTGTATGGTCAAAAACGGGCCCCATCCTGGCAGCTGGGACAGTTAAAGGAAATTTGTTAATCTACAATCAGCAGACCTCACACAAGATCCCAATACTAG GCAAGCACACCAAGAAGATCACCTGTGGCTGTTGGAACGCTCAGAATCTGCTGATTCTTGGATGTGAAGACAACAATCTGAGCATCAGCAATCAAGAGGGGGACACTATCAGAGAG GTAAAACTGCGTGGGGCACCTGCTGATATTTACATCTCAATGAGGAAGACAAGCGAAAGGATATCCCAAGGAGAGAACACT GTGAGTGTCTGTGTGGAAAAGAAGATTCTAGTCATTTTTAACATCTACAACAAAGACGACTGGTATGATCTGGCGTTTAACGCGAGTTATGGACGCATCGTCTCCTATCGCTG GTTTGGTGATGGGTACATACTCATTGGCTTCTCCCATGGATACTTCGTTGTCATATCCACTCATGCCAGAGAGATTGGAAATGAGCTCTGGCAGGCTCGCAACCATAAAGACAGCCTGAACAGTGTAGCCATCTCATCAGCATTAAACAAGGCAGCTTCCTGTGGGGACAACAG CATAAAGATCCATGACCTCTCTGACCTTAAATACATAAGCAATGTCATTCAGCTGGAGGATGAGACAAAAG GTCTGGACCAGCTGAGCTGGACAGATGATGGCCAGCTGCTAGCAGTTTCCACACAAAAAGGGACTCTTCATGTCTTCCTCACAAAGCTTCCTATACTGGGGGACAGCTACGGAACCAGACTGGCCTACCTTACATCTTTGCTGGAGGTCACAGTGTCAAACTATGGG ACATCTCCTGTGGCCATACAAGTAGAAGTAGAACCGACTTTTATTGCTGTGGGACCCTACCACGTGGCCGTTGGAATGAACAACAAAGCATGGTTCTACGCTCCTCTTGAACAAGAATCCG ATTTTACCAAATTGAAGGAGATTGAGTACTTTGGGACAGTTGCCAACATGTGCCTTAATGCAAAATATGCCGCAGCGCTGTTTGATGGCAAAGTGCAGCTTCACATG aTCGATGGCAGTGAGCAGGAGGAGAGAAAGCAGATGAAGTTGTTTCCAGACGATGACAGAAAAGGCCGTATCCTTTGCCATGCCCTCACCGCGGACTTCCTCTACTATGGCACTGAT TTAGGTAACGTGGTGTGTGTCTTGGTGGAGGATTGGGAGACTGTGAGCACTTACAGTCACACAGTGGCCATGAGGAAAGTTTTCCCGGATGTAAATGGTACACGGTTGGTCTTAATTGACGACAAGAAGGGCGGTTTCCTGCTCACCCTTTCAAGT ACAGCAGACTCCTGCCTTGAGCTTCCAAATTTCTCCCCCACCATCACTGGAGTGCTGTGGGATAACTGGCACGCTGACAGAGGAGTGTTTGTAGCTTATGACGACGACAAGGCCTATACTTATGCGGTACATAAAGCAACCATTTACG GCCCGCGTGTGGTGTTAGTGGGGAACACTGCACTACTCTCTTCCCAGAAGCCTTTGCTGTTGTACAATGGGGCCCTGACGTGCCAGACAGCCAGTGGCAAGATTAGTGAAGTGGCTCTGAGCACACACTCCTTTCTCGAGCTCTCAACCAGCACGTCGTCTGGGTCACAGCCAGAATTCAGCAAACAGCTCACGCAGGCCCTCCTGCTCAAGAG GTTCCATGAAGCCTGGGATCTGTGTTTGACGGAGGGCAGGGAAGCCGACAAAGGGGAGGTCGGCAAAACCTGTCTGGTCCACATGGAGGTTGAGCTGGCCATCCACTTCTACCGCATGATTGGCAATGTGGGCATGGTGCTGTCACTGCAGGCCGTCCAG GGCATCGAGGATAATAACTTACTTGCAGGTCATTTGGCCATGTTTCTGGAGGACTTCTGTCTTGCACAGGATCTTTATCTGGCCTCAAGTTGCCCAATTGCTGCTTTGGAG ATGAGGAGAGACCTGCTGCACTGGGACAGTGCTCTGAAGTTAGCCAAGGGGTTAGCGGAAGACCAGATTCCCTTTCTCTCCAAAGAATATGCTGTTCATCTGGAGTTTAT TGGAGACTACATGAATGCTCTTTCTCACTACGAGAAAGGCATGAcccataataataaa TTCCAGGAGCATGATGAGGTGTGCCAGGCTGGTGTTGCCAGGATGTCCATTCGGATGGGGGACATAAGGAGAGGAGTGGCCCATGCTAGCCAACACCCAAGTAGAGTCCTGAAGAAAGAATGTGCAGCCATACTGGAAAGCATGAAG CAATTCTCTGAAGCTGCTCAGCTCTATGAAAAAGGACAGTGTTATGACAAGGCGGCATCGGTTTATATTCGCTGCAAAAACTG GGCAAAGGTGGGAGAGTTGCTCCCATATGTCACCTCTTCTAAGATCCACCTGCAGTACGCCAAAGCCAAGGAGGCAGATGGCAA GTATAAGGAGGCAGCACAAGCCTATGGGAGTGCTAAGGACTGGGACAACGTGACTCGGGTGCTACTGGATCACCTGAAGAACCCAGAAGGTGCTGTACGCATTGTTAGAGAGACGCAGAGTGTTGAAGGGGCAAAGATGGTGGCCAG GTTCTTCCTGTCACTGAATGACTATGGTTCGGCCATCCACTTCCTGGTGCTGTCTCAGTGCAATGATGAAGCCTTCCAGCTAGCACAGCAGCACAGGCAGATGGAGGTCTATGCAGACATCATCG GCTCGGATGCAACACTACAGGACTATCAGAGCATCGCTCTCTACTTTGAGGCAGAAAAGAACCACCTGCAGGCTGGAAAATTCTTCCAGAAGTGTGGGCAATACAGCAGA GCCCTGAAGCATTTCCTAAAGTGTCCCAATACGGAGGACAGCCCTGCTTTGGACATGGCCATTGAGACGGTGGGCCAAGCGAAGGACACCACCCTGACCAATCTACTGATAGAATACCTGATGGGGGAGAGTGATGGCATCCCAAAG GATGCCAAGTACCTGTTCCGTCTCTACATGGCACTGCAGCAATATAGAGAGGCTGCTCGCACCGCCATCATCATTGCCAGAGAAGAGCAGAATGCTG GTAACTACCGTAGCTCCCACAATGTGCTGTTCAGCATGTACACACAGCTGCAGGCCCATAACATAAAGATTCCTGCGGAAATGGCCACTAATTTGATGATCCTGCACTCCTACCTGCTTGGAAAG ATTCACATCAAACGAAGAGACCACCTTAAAGGGGCGCGCATGCTCATTCGCGTCAGCAAGAACATCAGCAAGTTTCCTGCAC ATGTTGTACCCATTCTGACATCAGCGGTCATTGAATGTCACCGAGCTGGGTTAAAGAACTCAGCTTTTGGCTTTGCTGCCATGCTGATGCGACCCGAGTACCGAAACGAAATCCACCAGAATTACAGGAAAAAGATTGAGGCGATGGTTCG GCGTCCCGATACGACAGAGTTGGAAGAGGAAACTACACCGTGCCCTTACTGTGGCTTCCAGCTACCACAGAATGAACTGCTGTGTATCTCCTGCAAGAACAACCTGCCTTATTGCATTGCCACA GGTCGTCACATGCTGAAAGAAGACTGGTCCGTGTGTCCTCATTGTGAATTTCCCGCACTCTACTCACAGTTCATCTT ATTGCTGGAGACTGAGACAGCGTGTCCCATGTGCTCGGAGACTCTGAGTGCCCAGCAGTTAAAGAAGATTACAGATTGTTCCAAATACCTGCAGACTGATGAACTGGATCAGTAA
- the wdr19 gene encoding WD repeat-containing protein 19 isoform X1, translating to MKSVFTLVDNAWTGSQLMYKWQKSLGNYIAVAGQDSSVKIFDRHGHKWTEISLPGRCVGMDWDKDGDILAVIAAKSSSIYLWDASVNKTSKIDSGMRDHMSLIVWSKTGPILAAGTVKGNLLIYNQQTSHKIPILGKHTKKITCGCWNAQNLLILGCEDNNLSISNQEGDTIREVKLRGAPADIYISMRKTSERISQGENTVSVCVEKKILVIFNIYNKDDWYDLAFNASYGRIVSYRWFGDGYILIGFSHGYFVVISTHAREIGNELWQARNHKDSLNSVAISSALNKAASCGDNSIKIHDLSDLKYISNVIQLEDETKGLDQLSWTDDGQLLAVSTQKGTLHVFLTKLPILGDSYGTRLAYLTSLLEVTVSNYGTSPVAIQVEVEPTFIAVGPYHVAVGMNNKAWFYAPLEQESDFTKLKEIEYFGTVANMCLNAKYAAALFDGKVQLHMIDGSEQEERKQMKLFPDDDRKGRILCHALTADFLYYGTDLGNVVCVLVEDWETVSTYSHTVAMRKVFPDVNGTRLVLIDDKKGGFLLTLSSTADSCLELPNFSPTITGVLWDNWHADRGVFVAYDDDKAYTYAVHKATIYGPRVVLVGNTALLSSQKPLLLYNGALTCQTASGKISEVALSTHSFLELSTSTSSGSQPEFSKQLTQALLLKRFHEAWDLCLTEGREADKGEVGKTCLVHMEVELAIHFYRMIGNVGMVLSLQAVQGIEDNNLLAGHLAMFLEDFCLAQDLYLASSCPIAALEMRRDLLHWDSALKLAKGLAEDQIPFLSKEYAVHLEFIGDYMNALSHYEKGMTHNNKFQEHDEVCQAGVARMSIRMGDIRRGVAHASQHPSRVLKKECAAILESMKQFSEAAQLYEKGQCYDKAASVYIRCKNWAKVGELLPYVTSSKIHLQYAKAKEADGKYKEAAQAYGSAKDWDNVTRVLLDHLKNPEGAVRIVRETQSVEGAKMVARFFLSLNDYGSAIHFLVLSQCNDEAFQLAQQHRQMEVYADIIGSDATLQDYQSIALYFEAEKNHLQAGKFFQKCGQYSRALKHFLKCPNTEDSPALDMAIETVGQAKDTTLTNLLIEYLMGESDGIPKDAKYLFRLYMALQQYREAARTAIIIAREEQNAGNYRSSHNVLFSMYTQLQAHNIKIPAEMATNLMILHSYLLGKIHIKRRDHLKGARMLIRVSKNISKFPAHVVPILTSAVIECHRAGLKNSAFGFAAMLMRPEYRNEIHQNYRKKIEAMVRRPDTTELEEETTPCPYCGFQLPQNELLCISCKNNLPYCIATGRHMLKEDWSVCPHCEFPALYSQFILLLETETACPMCSETLSAQQLKKITDCSKYLQTDELDQ from the exons ATGAAG AGCGTCTTCACCCTTGTGGACAATGCCTGGACAGGCTCTCAGTTAATGTACAAGTGGCAGAAATCCCTGGGGAATTATATAGCTGTTGCAGG ACAAGACAGCTCAGTAAAAATATTTGATCGCCATGGGCACAAGTGGACTGAAATCAGCCTTCCTGG ACGTTGTGTGGGGATGGACTGGGATAAGGATGGGGACATTTTGGCAGTGATAGCAGCCAAATCCAGCTCAATCTACCTTTGGGATGCCAGcgtgaataaaacatctaagaTCGACAGTGGCATGAG AGATCATATGTCCCTCATTGTATGGTCAAAAACGGGCCCCATCCTGGCAGCTGGGACAGTTAAAGGAAATTTGTTAATCTACAATCAGCAGACCTCACACAAGATCCCAATACTAG GCAAGCACACCAAGAAGATCACCTGTGGCTGTTGGAACGCTCAGAATCTGCTGATTCTTGGATGTGAAGACAACAATCTGAGCATCAGCAATCAAGAGGGGGACACTATCAGAGAG GTAAAACTGCGTGGGGCACCTGCTGATATTTACATCTCAATGAGGAAGACAAGCGAAAGGATATCCCAAGGAGAGAACACT GTGAGTGTCTGTGTGGAAAAGAAGATTCTAGTCATTTTTAACATCTACAACAAAGACGACTGGTATGATCTGGCGTTTAACGCGAGTTATGGACGCATCGTCTCCTATCGCTG GTTTGGTGATGGGTACATACTCATTGGCTTCTCCCATGGATACTTCGTTGTCATATCCACTCATGCCAGAGAGATTGGAAATGAGCTCTGGCAGGCTCGCAACCATAAAGACAGCCTGAACAGTGTAGCCATCTCATCAGCATTAAACAAGGCAGCTTCCTGTGGGGACAACAG CATAAAGATCCATGACCTCTCTGACCTTAAATACATAAGCAATGTCATTCAGCTGGAGGATGAGACAAAAG GTCTGGACCAGCTGAGCTGGACAGATGATGGCCAGCTGCTAGCAGTTTCCACACAAAAAGGGACTCTTCATGTCTTCCTCACAAAGCTTCCTATACTGGGGGACAGCTACGGAACCAGACTGGCCTACCTTACATCTTTGCTGGAGGTCACAGTGTCAAACTATGGG ACATCTCCTGTGGCCATACAAGTAGAAGTAGAACCGACTTTTATTGCTGTGGGACCCTACCACGTGGCCGTTGGAATGAACAACAAAGCATGGTTCTACGCTCCTCTTGAACAAGAATCCG ATTTTACCAAATTGAAGGAGATTGAGTACTTTGGGACAGTTGCCAACATGTGCCTTAATGCAAAATATGCCGCAGCGCTGTTTGATGGCAAAGTGCAGCTTCACATG aTCGATGGCAGTGAGCAGGAGGAGAGAAAGCAGATGAAGTTGTTTCCAGACGATGACAGAAAAGGCCGTATCCTTTGCCATGCCCTCACCGCGGACTTCCTCTACTATGGCACTGAT TTAGGTAACGTGGTGTGTGTCTTGGTGGAGGATTGGGAGACTGTGAGCACTTACAGTCACACAGTGGCCATGAGGAAAGTTTTCCCGGATGTAAATGGTACACGGTTGGTCTTAATTGACGACAAGAAGGGCGGTTTCCTGCTCACCCTTTCAAGT ACAGCAGACTCCTGCCTTGAGCTTCCAAATTTCTCCCCCACCATCACTGGAGTGCTGTGGGATAACTGGCACGCTGACAGAGGAGTGTTTGTAGCTTATGACGACGACAAGGCCTATACTTATGCGGTACATAAAGCAACCATTTACG GCCCGCGTGTGGTGTTAGTGGGGAACACTGCACTACTCTCTTCCCAGAAGCCTTTGCTGTTGTACAATGGGGCCCTGACGTGCCAGACAGCCAGTGGCAAGATTAGTGAAGTGGCTCTGAGCACACACTCCTTTCTCGAGCTCTCAACCAGCACGTCGTCTGGGTCACAGCCAGAATTCAGCAAACAGCTCACGCAGGCCCTCCTGCTCAAGAG GTTCCATGAAGCCTGGGATCTGTGTTTGACGGAGGGCAGGGAAGCCGACAAAGGGGAGGTCGGCAAAACCTGTCTGGTCCACATGGAGGTTGAGCTGGCCATCCACTTCTACCGCATGATTGGCAATGTGGGCATGGTGCTGTCACTGCAGGCCGTCCAG GGCATCGAGGATAATAACTTACTTGCAGGTCATTTGGCCATGTTTCTGGAGGACTTCTGTCTTGCACAGGATCTTTATCTGGCCTCAAGTTGCCCAATTGCTGCTTTGGAG ATGAGGAGAGACCTGCTGCACTGGGACAGTGCTCTGAAGTTAGCCAAGGGGTTAGCGGAAGACCAGATTCCCTTTCTCTCCAAAGAATATGCTGTTCATCTGGAGTTTAT TGGAGACTACATGAATGCTCTTTCTCACTACGAGAAAGGCATGAcccataataataaa TTCCAGGAGCATGATGAGGTGTGCCAGGCTGGTGTTGCCAGGATGTCCATTCGGATGGGGGACATAAGGAGAGGAGTGGCCCATGCTAGCCAACACCCAAGTAGAGTCCTGAAGAAAGAATGTGCAGCCATACTGGAAAGCATGAAG CAATTCTCTGAAGCTGCTCAGCTCTATGAAAAAGGACAGTGTTATGACAAGGCGGCATCGGTTTATATTCGCTGCAAAAACTG GGCAAAGGTGGGAGAGTTGCTCCCATATGTCACCTCTTCTAAGATCCACCTGCAGTACGCCAAAGCCAAGGAGGCAGATGGCAA GTATAAGGAGGCAGCACAAGCCTATGGGAGTGCTAAGGACTGGGACAACGTGACTCGGGTGCTACTGGATCACCTGAAGAACCCAGAAGGTGCTGTACGCATTGTTAGAGAGACGCAGAGTGTTGAAGGGGCAAAGATGGTGGCCAG GTTCTTCCTGTCACTGAATGACTATGGTTCGGCCATCCACTTCCTGGTGCTGTCTCAGTGCAATGATGAAGCCTTCCAGCTAGCACAGCAGCACAGGCAGATGGAGGTCTATGCAGACATCATCG GCTCGGATGCAACACTACAGGACTATCAGAGCATCGCTCTCTACTTTGAGGCAGAAAAGAACCACCTGCAGGCTGGAAAATTCTTCCAGAAGTGTGGGCAATACAGCAGA GCCCTGAAGCATTTCCTAAAGTGTCCCAATACGGAGGACAGCCCTGCTTTGGACATGGCCATTGAGACGGTGGGCCAAGCGAAGGACACCACCCTGACCAATCTACTGATAGAATACCTGATGGGGGAGAGTGATGGCATCCCAAAG GATGCCAAGTACCTGTTCCGTCTCTACATGGCACTGCAGCAATATAGAGAGGCTGCTCGCACCGCCATCATCATTGCCAGAGAAGAGCAGAATGCTG GTAACTACCGTAGCTCCCACAATGTGCTGTTCAGCATGTACACACAGCTGCAGGCCCATAACATAAAGATTCCTGCGGAAATGGCCACTAATTTGATGATCCTGCACTCCTACCTGCTTGGAAAG ATTCACATCAAACGAAGAGACCACCTTAAAGGGGCGCGCATGCTCATTCGCGTCAGCAAGAACATCAGCAAGTTTCCTGCAC ATGTTGTACCCATTCTGACATCAGCGGTCATTGAATGTCACCGAGCTGGGTTAAAGAACTCAGCTTTTGGCTTTGCTGCCATGCTGATGCGACCCGAGTACCGAAACGAAATCCACCAGAATTACAGGAAAAAGATTGAGGCGATGGTTCG GCGTCCCGATACGACAGAGTTGGAAGAGGAAACTACACCGTGCCCTTACTGTGGCTTCCAGCTACCACAGAATGAACTGCTGTGTATCTCCTGCAAGAACAACCTGCCTTATTGCATTGCCACA GGTCGTCACATGCTGAAAGAAGACTGGTCCGTGTGTCCTCATTGTGAATTTCCCGCACTCTACTCACAGTTCATCTT ATTGCTGGAGACTGAGACAGCGTGTCCCATGTGCTCGGAGACTCTGAGTGCCCAGCAGTTAAAGAAGATTACAGATTGTTCCAAATACCTGCAGACTGATGAACTGGATCAGTAA